In Peromyscus eremicus chromosome 15, PerEre_H2_v1, whole genome shotgun sequence, a genomic segment contains:
- the Nsl1 gene encoding kinetochore-associated protein NSL1 homolog isoform X1, translating into MAGIPETVLVSASQGQDARTSSDSQASAPASPLEDFRVRCTLKRAVVEVMELCGRFVQELGAALPEDIRELALRDAQWTFESAVQENVSINGQAWQEAADHCLMDSDIKVLEDEFDELIVDVATKRRQYPRRILESVIKTLKAQHEILKQYRPVVPPLDLKCDPDPASHVENLKCRGDAIAKKINDAMKALPLLIEQGDGFSQVLKMQPVIQLQRINQEVFSSCSRRADTKPDNSVTQVETTPTETAARKASNIVLKRKHVPDCSQRQRYPLRPKRIDLDV; encoded by the exons ATGGCGGGTATTCCTGAAACGGTGCTGGTCTCCGCCTCGCAGGGTCAGGATGCCCGGACCTCCTCAGACTCCCAGGCCTCGGCACCCGCCTCTCCGCTAGAGGACTTCCGAGTGCGCTGCACCTTGAAGAGGGCTGTGGTGGAAGTGATGGAGCTGTGCGGTCGCTTCGTGCAAGAGCTCGGGGCCGCGCTGCCGGAGGACATCCGAGAGCTGGCGCTGCGGGACGCGCAGTGG ACTTTTGAGTCGGCTGTGCAGGAGAATGTCAGCATCAATGGACAAGCCTGGCAGGAAGCTGCAGATCACTGTCTTATGG ATTCTGACATCAAAGTGCTTGAAGATGAATTTGATGAGCTCATAGTAGATGTGGCAACAAAACGTAGACAGTACCCCCGAAGGATCCTCGAGAGTGTCATCAAAACCCTGAAAGCTCAGCACGAGATTCTG AAGCAGTATCGCCCTGTTGTACCTCCTTTGGACCTGAAATGTGACCCTGACCCAG CTTCTCATGTGGAAAATTTGAAATGTCGTGGGGACGCCATAGCTAAGAAAATCAATGACGCCATGAAG GCTTTGCCTCTGCTAATCGAACAAGGAGACGGCTTTTCCCAGGTCTTAAAGATGCAGCCTGTCATCCAGCTGCAGAGGATCAACCAGGAAGTCTTTTCCAGCTGTTCCAGGAGAGCAgataccaagcctgacaactctGTAACACAAGTAGAAACCACACCAACTGAGACTGCAGCCAGGAAAGCCTCGAACATAGTGCTGAAGAGAAAGCATGTCCCAGACTGCTCCCAGAGACAGCGCTACCCGCTGCGGCCGAAGAGAATTGATCTGGATGTATGA
- the Nsl1 gene encoding kinetochore-associated protein NSL1 homolog isoform X2: MAGIPETVLVSASQGQDARTSSDSQASAPASPLEDFRVRCTLKRAVVEVMELCGRFVQELGAALPEDIRELALRDAQWTFESAVQENVSINGQAWQEAADHCLMDSDIKVLEDEFDELIVDVATKRRQYPRRILESVIKTLKAQHEILKQYRPVVPPLDLKCDPDPASPEAHRTVF, translated from the exons ATGGCGGGTATTCCTGAAACGGTGCTGGTCTCCGCCTCGCAGGGTCAGGATGCCCGGACCTCCTCAGACTCCCAGGCCTCGGCACCCGCCTCTCCGCTAGAGGACTTCCGAGTGCGCTGCACCTTGAAGAGGGCTGTGGTGGAAGTGATGGAGCTGTGCGGTCGCTTCGTGCAAGAGCTCGGGGCCGCGCTGCCGGAGGACATCCGAGAGCTGGCGCTGCGGGACGCGCAGTGG ACTTTTGAGTCGGCTGTGCAGGAGAATGTCAGCATCAATGGACAAGCCTGGCAGGAAGCTGCAGATCACTGTCTTATGG ATTCTGACATCAAAGTGCTTGAAGATGAATTTGATGAGCTCATAGTAGATGTGGCAACAAAACGTAGACAGTACCCCCGAAGGATCCTCGAGAGTGTCATCAAAACCCTGAAAGCTCAGCACGAGATTCTG AAGCAGTATCGCCCTGTTGTACCTCCTTTGGACCTGAAATGTGACCCTGACCCAG